The sequence ATAACTCCAGATGGAATGATAATTACTGCATATCAATCACTGGCGCCGAAAATTTGGAGATATTTTTTGCAAATATACTAAAAGAGAAATCACAATTGGGTAAGATACATTCTGGAGGATATACTATTTCCGAGATTCCAAAAATAATAAAACAGATAATGCAGAGACATGGAATAAAACCAAGTGATTTGAATATCTGTAAAGATAGCATAAATAAAAATATTAGGATAAATAGAATCAGTAATCAGTATCTGCATGAAATTATTCAAAAACTCTCTAATAGTATAAAAGAAAAAGATGAAGCACTTGATCAACTAAAAATATTGGCAACTTCAGATATTTACTGGGATAAAGTTAAGGAGATTAAAAGATTAAAACCAACAAGATACGTTTATGATTTTGAAGTCGACGTTAAAGATGATTTTGTAAATAATTTCCTTGGCGGAAGCGGACTAGTATGCCTTCACAACACAAGTTATCGTCTACCAAAAATTGATAAGGCGAATTATCCAGATATTAGAATTTATAACCAAGAAAAATACAATGGTGGACGTAGGGGCGAGGTTGAGCCTTATTATACAAACTCAACACAATTACCGGTTGGTTATACATCAGATGTTTTTGAGGCTCTTGATCTGCAGGATTCTTTGCAGTCAAGATATACTGGTGGGACTGTTCTTCACGTGTTTTTAGGGGAGGATAGCCCTTCACCTGAAGCAGCTAAGAAACTTATTAGAAAGATTGCAGAAAACTATACTCTGCCATACTATACTTTAACACCGACTTTTTCCGTTTGTCCTGATCATGGTTATATTGCTGGTGAACATCAAACATGTCCCACATGTGAAGCACAAAAAAAGACAACAGCTTGTGAGGTTTACTCTAGAGTTGTAGGTTATTTACGCCCTGTTAATCAATGGAACCGTGGTAAACAGCAGGAGTTTAGGGATAGAAAAATGTTTAATACAATGGAAAAGAAAACAAGGGTTGCTGTTGCTAAATGAGAATAGGTGGTTTTCAAAAAACATCATTGTTGGACTACCCGGATTTAATTAGTGCTATTATTTGGACCGTTGGATGCAATTTTCGTTGTCCTTTCTGCTATAACAGAGACCTCGTGTTTGGAGAGACAGGGTTATATTCTGAGGGAGAAATATTTTCTTTTCTTGAAAAAAGAAAGGGTTTGCTTGAGGGTCTTGTTATAACTGGTGGTGAACCGCTGTTGCAGAATGACATCGTGATGTTTGCGGAGAAAGTCAAAAAACTAGGTTATTTAATAAAAATTGATACAAACGGTTTTTATCCTGAGAAACTAAAAGAGCTAATTGACAAAAAACTGGTTGATTATGTAGCAATGGATGTAAAGGCGCCGAAGGATAAATATAATCAGCTTGCTGGTGTGAAAACAGATGTTTCTAAAATTGAAAAATCCATCGGGATTATAAAAACTGATGCACCTGATTATGAGTTTAGAACAACCTTTGTTCCAGAGCTTCTTAAAAAGGAGGATATAGTCGAGATAGCAAAATGGCTGGATGGTGCTAAAAGGTTTTATCTTCAGCAGTTCAAGAATAACCCGCCTTTGGTATCTTCTAAACTAGATAATGTTACTTCTTATCCAAAAGAATATTTAACTGAAACTTTAGAGACAATAAAACCATTTTTCAAAGACTGCTGTATTCGAGGGGTCTAAATAATTCATAAAAACTAGGTTTTTTAAACAACAACGTCATTAACAATATTTTGCCTTTGGGGGAATAAATCATTCAGAATATCGAAAACATTGAGTTAACTAGAGAATTACTTTTAGGGTCTGACTATTATTTCGTAGTTGTAAAAAATGGCATTCTGTTAACTGGGAAACAAGGAGGAGGAATCAAACCTATTATAGAAGCAATAGATGATTTAGGCGAAAATATACAAGGTTCTACAGTTGGTTGTAGAATTCTTGGTAAAGCATCTGCTCTTCTCTGTGCATATGCGAAGGTAGCTGGTGTATATACGCCGCAGGCAACAAAGAAAGCTATCGCAGTTTTGATAAGAGCGAATATTCCAGGGCGAGCAGATCAGATAATACCTCATGTGAAGGATAGAGGAAATACTGATGTTACTGATGTTTCTCGGTTTGAAAATATGGTGATAAACATTGATTCACCTGAGGAGGCATATAATATTTTGAAAAAC comes from Candidatus Thermoplasmatota archaeon and encodes:
- a CDS encoding anaerobic ribonucleoside-triphosphate reductase activating protein — encoded protein: MRIGGFQKTSLLDYPDLISAIIWTVGCNFRCPFCYNRDLVFGETGLYSEGEIFSFLEKRKGLLEGLVITGGEPLLQNDIVMFAEKVKKLGYLIKIDTNGFYPEKLKELIDKKLVDYVAMDVKAPKDKYNQLAGVKTDVSKIEKSIGIIKTDAPDYEFRTTFVPELLKKEDIVEIAKWLDGAKRFYLQQFKNNPPLVSSKLDNVTSYPKEYLTETLETIKPFFKDCCIRGV
- a CDS encoding DUF1893 domain-containing protein; this translates as MELTRELLLGSDYYFVVVKNGILLTGKQGGGIKPIIEAIDDLGENIQGSTVGCRILGKASALLCAYAKVAGVYTPQATKKAIAVLIRANIPGRADQIIPHVKDRGNTDVTDVSRFENMVINIDSPEEAYNILKNTYKNIIKR